The following are encoded together in the Xanthomonas vesicatoria ATCC 35937 genome:
- a CDS encoding helicase HerA-like domain-containing protein, which yields MALFLLGKGVTDDLPVVLEGRFGNRHGLVAGATGTGKTVTLMTLAEGFSRLGVPVFLADVKGDVAGLAVAGDGAPGVLQRATDVGIADYAPAASPVVFWDLYGQLGHPVRTTVSEMGPTLLARILELNDTQSGVLDIVFKLADDRGLLLLDLDDLRALLALVVAERKELSTSYGLVSSQSVAAIQRALLRLSQDGGEQFFGEPALELADLMRVAPDGRGVIGILAANQLVLKPKLYSTFLLWLMSELFEGLPEVGDLDQPKLVFVFDEAHLLFEDAPAALVQRIEQVVRLIRSKGVGIYFCSQFPDDIPDNILGQLGNRVQHALRAYTPRDQKAVKTAAQTFVGNPKLDVATAISSLGTGEALASPLQGKGVPAPVQQTLIAPPRCRMGALSAPERAQVRAASPVGTRYDTAINRESAAELLARRVEQVAKQTAAPPARTREEEESHDSGFGKAVKDAVFGTGRRQGMLETMAKQTSRTIGSKIGQQIVRGLFGSIFGGKR from the coding sequence ATGGCCTTGTTCCTGCTCGGCAAAGGCGTCACCGACGATCTCCCGGTCGTGCTCGAAGGCCGCTTCGGCAACCGCCATGGTCTGGTGGCCGGCGCCACCGGCACCGGCAAGACCGTGACCTTGATGACCCTGGCCGAAGGCTTCTCACGGTTGGGGGTGCCAGTGTTCCTGGCCGACGTGAAAGGCGACGTCGCCGGCCTGGCCGTGGCCGGCGACGGTGCGCCCGGCGTGCTGCAGCGCGCCACAGATGTGGGCATCGCCGATTACGCGCCGGCCGCCAGCCCGGTGGTGTTCTGGGACCTGTACGGGCAGCTCGGCCACCCGGTGCGTACCACCGTGAGCGAGATGGGCCCGACCCTGCTCGCCCGCATCCTGGAACTCAACGACACCCAGTCCGGCGTGCTGGACATCGTGTTCAAGCTGGCCGACGACCGCGGCTTGTTGCTGCTGGATCTGGACGACCTGCGTGCGCTGCTTGCGTTGGTGGTGGCAGAACGCAAGGAGCTCTCCACCAGTTACGGGTTGGTGTCCAGCCAGTCCGTGGCCGCGATCCAGCGCGCGCTGCTGCGGCTGTCGCAGGATGGCGGCGAGCAGTTCTTCGGCGAGCCCGCATTGGAACTGGCCGACCTGATGCGCGTTGCGCCGGACGGCCGCGGTGTGATCGGCATCCTGGCGGCAAATCAATTGGTGCTCAAACCGAAGCTGTATTCGACCTTCCTGCTGTGGCTGATGTCGGAATTGTTCGAAGGCCTGCCGGAGGTGGGCGACCTGGACCAGCCCAAGCTGGTGTTCGTGTTCGATGAGGCGCATTTGTTGTTCGAGGACGCGCCGGCGGCACTGGTGCAGCGCATCGAGCAGGTGGTGCGGCTGATCCGCTCCAAGGGCGTGGGCATCTATTTCTGCTCGCAGTTTCCCGACGATATTCCCGACAACATTCTTGGCCAGCTCGGCAACCGCGTGCAGCATGCGCTGCGTGCCTACACCCCGCGCGACCAGAAAGCAGTCAAGACTGCGGCGCAGACCTTCGTGGGCAATCCCAAGCTCGACGTGGCCACGGCCATTTCCAGTCTGGGCACCGGCGAGGCACTGGCATCGCCGCTGCAAGGCAAGGGCGTGCCGGCGCCCGTGCAGCAGACCCTGATCGCGCCGCCACGCTGCCGCATGGGCGCACTCAGCGCGCCCGAGCGCGCACAGGTGCGTGCCGCCAGCCCGGTCGGTACGCGCTACGACACCGCGATCAACCGCGAATCGGCCGCCGAGCTGTTGGCACGCCGCGTCGAACAGGTCGCCAAGCAGACCGCCGCCCCGCCCGCGCGTACCCGCGAGGAAGAAGAAAGCCATGACAGCGGATTCGGAAAAGCGGTCAAGGACGCGGTGTTCGGCACCGGCCGTCGCCAAGGCATGCTGGAAACAATGGCCAAGCAGACATCGCGCACCATCGGCAGCAAGATCGGCCAACAGATCGTGCGCGGTCTTTTTGGGAGTATTTTTGGTGGGAAGCGCTAA
- a CDS encoding transglycosylase SLT domain-containing protein, protein MPLAHFGLRPWPVLAVVALMSVVPAAHAISKRDTEKAAVLDARMAAAEKRYRDALVLVNNSDPRGTAEGDAALEDMEDVIDACIKQRGCLVANQLATYKRLLKARADAEAPAAEEPEDDDTLLQADPDHLGPAANGVPEAARAATLLNDQRHEFDKMVQYNPAVQAGIRRWLTDMRPALMTSYDNYSNLRGVMWPEWQKRGLPEALLFGIMAKESNGKVHANSRAGAAGLMQFMPATGRRFGLGPDGSGFDTRFDARSAAEASAAYLNERMAGLNRSIELALAAYNGGEGRAARVFSQTGGRGFWEQDVYNQFPAETKDYVPMVIAAAWIFLHPRQYGVDFPKLDAQPATLKLAKSTTIYELTICLGGTGVREGYMRALRNLNPRYEPDGWIPAGTVINATNRIASLYTRYCVNGPRADLARTLITADLNSAIVRSSATEYTPTVAVGDVSPMAGVPTTVATGQPAVAKPKARQARSYTIAKGDTLGRVAQKYQCEIKELAKANGLKAPSYALKPGQSIKLAGCDR, encoded by the coding sequence ATGCCGCTCGCTCATTTTGGTTTGCGCCCATGGCCTGTTCTGGCTGTGGTGGCGCTGATGTCTGTCGTCCCCGCCGCCCACGCCATCTCCAAGCGTGACACGGAGAAGGCTGCCGTGCTCGATGCACGCATGGCCGCTGCCGAAAAGCGCTATCGCGATGCCTTGGTGCTGGTGAACAACTCCGACCCCAGGGGCACCGCCGAAGGCGACGCCGCGCTGGAGGATATGGAGGACGTGATCGACGCCTGTATCAAGCAGCGCGGCTGTCTGGTGGCCAATCAGCTGGCCACCTACAAGCGTCTGCTCAAGGCGCGCGCCGATGCTGAAGCACCGGCTGCCGAAGAACCGGAAGACGACGACACCTTGTTGCAGGCCGACCCGGATCATCTCGGCCCGGCCGCCAATGGCGTGCCCGAGGCGGCGCGTGCGGCAACGCTGCTCAACGACCAGCGCCACGAGTTCGACAAGATGGTGCAGTACAACCCGGCCGTGCAGGCGGGCATCCGGCGCTGGCTGACCGATATGCGCCCGGCATTGATGACCAGCTACGACAACTACAGCAACCTGCGCGGAGTGATGTGGCCGGAATGGCAGAAGCGCGGCCTGCCCGAGGCGTTGCTGTTCGGCATCATGGCCAAGGAATCCAACGGCAAGGTGCACGCCAATTCGCGCGCGGGTGCGGCCGGGCTGATGCAGTTCATGCCGGCCACAGGGCGGCGTTTCGGGCTGGGCCCGGACGGCAGCGGCTTCGATACGCGCTTTGATGCACGCAGTGCCGCCGAAGCCAGCGCCGCCTATCTCAACGAGCGCATGGCCGGCCTCAACCGCAGCATCGAGTTGGCGCTTGCCGCCTACAACGGTGGCGAAGGCCGTGCTGCACGCGTCTTTTCGCAGACCGGCGGACGGGGATTCTGGGAGCAGGACGTCTACAACCAGTTCCCGGCCGAAACCAAGGACTACGTGCCGATGGTGATCGCCGCGGCGTGGATCTTCTTGCATCCGCGGCAGTACGGCGTGGATTTCCCCAAGCTCGACGCGCAGCCGGCCACGCTCAAGCTGGCCAAGTCCACCACGATCTATGAACTGACCATCTGCCTGGGCGGCACGGGCGTCCGCGAGGGTTACATGCGTGCGCTACGCAACCTCAATCCACGTTATGAGCCCGATGGCTGGATTCCCGCCGGCACCGTCATCAACGCTACCAACCGCATCGCCAGCCTGTACACACGTTACTGCGTGAACGGCCCGCGTGCGGATCTGGCACGGACCTTGATCACCGCCGATCTCAACAGTGCCATCGTGCGCAGCAGCGCAACCGAGTACACGCCCACCGTGGCGGTTGGCGATGTCAGCCCGATGGCCGGCGTACCCACCACCGTCGCCACCGGCCAGCCTGCGGTCGCCAAGCCCAAGGCAAGACAGGCGCGCAGCTACACCATCGCCAAGGGCGATACGCTTGGTCGCGTGGCGCAGAAATACCAGTGCGAGATCAAGGAACTGGCCAAGGCCAACGGCCTGAAGGCACCCAGCTACGCACTCAAGCCGGGGCAGAGCATCAAGCTGGCGGGCTGTGACCGTTGA
- the asd gene encoding archaetidylserine decarboxylase (Phosphatidylserine decarboxylase is synthesized as a single chain precursor. Generation of the pyruvoyl active site from a Ser is coupled to cleavage of a Gly-Ser bond between the larger (beta) and smaller (alpha chains). It is an integral membrane protein.): protein MSFVTSLTYVLPHRLLSSMARALAYSDTPSTKQWLIDTVTRKFGVDLSEAQEPDPLAYPTFNAFFTRALKPGARVPDADPAAVLMPADGRISQLGPIENGRIFQAKGQSFTAAELLGDEAAAVPFNDGLFATVYLSPKDYHRVHMPWTGTLRETVHVPGRLFSVGPDAVRNVPRLFARNERLVCHFDTEFGPMASVMVGALLVSGVETVWSGVEIPRYGDRITRKDYRGKGIVLERFAEMARFNYGSTVIVLLPPGAATLAGGLAAETSVRLGQALARRQVG from the coding sequence GTGAGTTTCGTCACTTCCCTGACCTACGTGTTGCCGCATCGGTTGCTGTCCTCCATGGCGCGCGCGCTGGCCTATTCCGATACGCCGTCCACCAAGCAATGGTTGATCGACACGGTCACGCGCAAGTTCGGCGTGGACCTGAGCGAAGCGCAGGAGCCGGACCCGCTCGCCTACCCCACCTTCAATGCGTTCTTCACCCGCGCGCTGAAGCCGGGCGCACGCGTGCCCGATGCCGACCCCGCAGCCGTGCTGATGCCGGCCGATGGCCGCATCAGTCAGCTCGGGCCAATCGAGAACGGCCGCATTTTTCAGGCCAAGGGCCAGTCGTTCACCGCCGCCGAACTGCTGGGCGATGAAGCGGCCGCAGTGCCGTTCAACGATGGCCTGTTTGCCACCGTGTATCTGTCACCCAAGGACTACCACCGCGTCCACATGCCGTGGACCGGCACCTTGCGCGAGACCGTGCACGTGCCCGGCCGCTTGTTCAGCGTGGGCCCGGATGCGGTGCGCAACGTGCCGCGGTTGTTTGCCCGCAACGAGCGCCTGGTGTGCCACTTCGACACCGAGTTCGGCCCGATGGCGTCGGTGATGGTGGGTGCGCTGCTGGTGTCCGGCGTGGAAACGGTGTGGAGCGGCGTGGAAATTCCACGCTACGGCGACCGCATCACGCGCAAGGATTACCGTGGCAAGGGAATCGTATTGGAGCGATTTGCGGAGATGGCGCGCTTTAACTACGGCTCGACGGTGATCGTGTTGCTGCCGCCGGGTGCGGCAACGCTTGCCGGTGGATTGGCGGCAGAGACCTCGGTGCGCCTGGGGCAGGCATTGGCGCGACGTCAGGTGGGCTGA
- a CDS encoding rhomboid family intramembrane serine protease, with the protein MLLMPLHKPWSRQNIPWVTLLLVLINVVIYLGYQRKDDGLVDNAVHYYVESGLGTLEAQAHAHYLAQTADPKLRAARQGKLDSVPAPQRTMYLAHLTMHDAAFARALRSGALFKDEAQMREWRGLRAPYDARLSKVFTLRHLQRSSEWSPARMFTATFLHGDLDHLFGNMVFLLALGTLLEGAIGSGWFLLLYLLGGFGASAASLWWRWGEPGGGLGASGAIAALMGAFCVVWGRRRVRFFYWFFVVFNYVRGPAILLLPLWLGWELYSLLGSDNGGVAFEAHAGGLISGALLGALLVAVRQIRPAFMDEDAAAQVDDRWERAQRHLGRMENLEAERLLAELAGETPHSSEIALARYRVARNAGRMHEAVRHAQTLLHLPSHSAQQTRVQLGVAAELGKDKIAVALPARMALVDACLRNGLLADAERLLKECDIDAPRAELAQHWFVLALRHGELQAGAQRTRVLQLVRDQFPEQGQAVKARFLLENG; encoded by the coding sequence ATGTTGCTCATGCCGCTGCACAAACCTTGGTCGCGCCAGAACATTCCGTGGGTGACCCTGCTGCTGGTGCTGATCAATGTCGTGATCTATCTGGGTTATCAGCGCAAGGACGACGGGCTGGTCGACAACGCCGTGCATTACTACGTCGAGTCCGGGCTGGGCACGCTCGAAGCGCAGGCCCACGCACACTACCTGGCGCAGACCGCCGATCCCAAACTGCGCGCCGCGCGGCAGGGCAAGCTGGACAGCGTTCCGGCGCCGCAACGCACTATGTATCTGGCGCATCTGACGATGCACGATGCCGCCTTTGCGCGGGCGTTGCGCAGCGGGGCGCTGTTCAAGGACGAAGCGCAGATGCGCGAGTGGCGCGGCCTGCGTGCACCCTACGATGCCCGCTTGTCCAAGGTGTTCACGCTGCGGCATCTGCAACGCAGTTCGGAGTGGTCGCCGGCGCGCATGTTCACCGCCACCTTCCTGCATGGCGACTTGGATCATCTGTTCGGCAACATGGTGTTTCTATTGGCGCTGGGCACCTTGCTGGAAGGGGCGATCGGCAGCGGCTGGTTCCTGCTGCTGTATCTGCTGGGTGGCTTCGGTGCCAGCGCAGCGAGTCTCTGGTGGCGCTGGGGCGAACCCGGTGGCGGGCTGGGCGCGTCCGGTGCCATCGCCGCCTTGATGGGAGCGTTCTGCGTGGTGTGGGGGCGCCGTCGCGTGCGGTTTTTCTACTGGTTTTTCGTGGTCTTCAACTACGTGCGCGGCCCGGCGATTTTGCTGCTGCCTCTATGGCTGGGCTGGGAGCTGTACAGCCTGCTGGGTAGCGATAACGGCGGTGTCGCGTTCGAAGCGCATGCCGGCGGGTTGATCAGCGGTGCGCTGCTCGGCGCGTTGCTGGTGGCGGTGCGACAGATCCGCCCGGCCTTCATGGACGAGGACGCTGCCGCGCAGGTGGACGACCGCTGGGAGCGAGCGCAGCGACATCTGGGCCGCATGGAAAACCTCGAAGCCGAGCGGCTGCTCGCCGAGCTTGCCGGTGAGACGCCGCACAGTTCCGAGATCGCGCTGGCCCGCTATCGCGTTGCCCGCAACGCCGGGCGCATGCATGAGGCCGTGCGCCACGCGCAGACGCTGCTGCACCTGCCCAGCCATAGCGCGCAACAGACACGCGTCCAGCTGGGCGTGGCAGCAGAACTGGGCAAGGACAAGATTGCCGTTGCGCTGCCGGCACGCATGGCTTTGGTCGACGCGTGCCTGCGTAACGGGCTGCTGGCCGACGCCGAGCGGTTGCTGAAGGAGTGCGATATCGATGCGCCACGCGCCGAGCTGGCGCAGCACTGGTTTGTACTGGCGCTGCGGCACGGCGAACTGCAGGCTGGCGCACAGCGCACGCGGGTGTTGCAGCTGGTGCGTGATCAATTTCCGGAGCAGGGGCAGGCGGTCAAGGCGCGCTTCCTGCTTGAGAATGGTTGA
- the greB gene encoding transcription elongation factor GreB, with amino-acid sequence MSRWRPPAEKSTALITPEGHSRLKVELEDLWRVRRPEVVRALAAAAAEGDRSENAEYTYRKKQLGEIDRRVRYLSKRLEALRVVDTAPTDPNAVFFGAQVELEDADSGELLRYRIVGPDETDAVLGWISIDSPLARALLKKRVDDEFEAQLPAGKHTFVVVSVDYGR; translated from the coding sequence ATGAGCCGCTGGCGCCCGCCCGCCGAAAAAAGCACTGCGTTGATCACGCCCGAGGGGCACAGCCGTCTGAAGGTCGAGCTGGAAGACCTGTGGCGGGTGCGGCGCCCCGAGGTGGTGCGTGCACTGGCCGCAGCTGCCGCCGAGGGCGACCGGTCGGAAAATGCCGAGTACACCTACCGCAAGAAGCAGCTGGGCGAGATCGACCGGCGTGTGCGCTATCTCAGCAAACGCCTGGAAGCGCTGCGCGTGGTGGACACCGCCCCCACCGACCCGAACGCCGTGTTTTTCGGTGCGCAGGTGGAGCTGGAAGATGCTGATAGCGGCGAGCTATTGCGCTACCGCATCGTCGGCCCGGACGAAACCGACGCCGTCCTGGGCTGGATCAGTATCGATTCGCCGCTGGCGCGCGCGTTGTTGAAAAAACGCGTGGACGATGAGTTCGAGGCACAACTACCCGCCGGTAAGCACACCTTCGTTGTGGTGTCGGTGGATTACGGCAGGTAG
- the nudK gene encoding GDP-mannose pyrophosphatase NudK, which translates to MNPSVADTPQVRIRSIDVLSDNWYVLRKVTFDFQRKDGRWQTLSREAYDRGNGATILLYSRARQTVMLTRQFRLPTLLNGNADGMLIEACAGLLDQDDALTCIRKETEEETGYRIDNVRKVFEAFMSPGSVTERLYFFVGEYFDGDKVSDGGGVEEDGEEIEVLELSLDAALAMIASGEIADAKTIMLLQYAKLHGVLG; encoded by the coding sequence TTGAATCCATCCGTCGCCGACACCCCGCAGGTTCGCATTCGCAGCATCGATGTGCTGTCCGACAACTGGTATGTGCTGCGCAAGGTCACCTTCGATTTCCAGCGCAAGGACGGCCGTTGGCAGACTTTGTCGCGCGAGGCCTACGACCGCGGCAATGGCGCCACTATCCTGCTCTACAGCCGCGCCAGGCAGACGGTGATGCTAACCCGGCAATTCCGCCTGCCGACGCTGCTCAATGGCAATGCGGACGGCATGCTGATCGAAGCTTGCGCCGGCTTGCTCGACCAGGACGATGCGCTGACCTGTATCCGCAAGGAAACCGAGGAGGAAACCGGCTACCGCATCGACAACGTGCGCAAGGTGTTCGAAGCCTTCATGAGCCCGGGCTCGGTCACCGAGCGGCTGTACTTCTTCGTCGGCGAATATTTCGACGGCGACAAGGTGAGCGACGGCGGCGGGGTCGAAGAAGACGGCGAAGAGATCGAGGTGCTGGAACTGTCGCTCGACGCTGCGCTGGCGATGATCGCCTCCGGCGAGATCGCCGACGCGAAGACGATCATGCTGCTGCAGTACGCCAAGTTGCATGGCGTGCTGGGGTGA
- a CDS encoding SCO family protein — protein sequence MFNRNTGIVLLVALAAGLGLLLGQKFFGGAPRSPWPPTQTITFYPQPRPLPQFSLRQSDGTQLVPGELNGHWTLVFLGFTFCPDVCPTTLTDLAVAQQQWESIPDGLRPRLLFVSVDPQRDPPARLGEYAHAFHKDTLAATADVPALQRFATALGFVFQKVPGKNFDQNPNDYSMDHSAGIAVLDPQGRLTGLIRPPLDPKAIAADLQQLTKVTAP from the coding sequence ATGTTCAATCGCAATACCGGCATCGTGCTGCTGGTGGCGCTGGCCGCCGGTCTTGGGTTGTTGCTGGGCCAGAAGTTCTTCGGCGGTGCGCCCCGCTCACCCTGGCCGCCCACCCAGACCATCACCTTTTACCCGCAGCCGCGCCCCTTGCCGCAGTTCAGCCTGCGCCAGTCCGATGGCACCCAGCTGGTGCCCGGTGAACTGAACGGGCATTGGACGCTGGTGTTTCTGGGTTTCACCTTCTGCCCGGATGTGTGCCCGACCACCCTGACCGACCTGGCCGTGGCGCAGCAGCAATGGGAAAGCATCCCCGATGGCCTGCGCCCGCGCCTGCTGTTCGTGTCGGTGGACCCGCAGCGCGACCCGCCTGCGCGGCTGGGTGAGTACGCCCACGCCTTCCACAAGGACACGCTGGCGGCCACCGCGGACGTGCCGGCACTGCAGCGCTTTGCCACCGCGCTGGGCTTCGTGTTCCAGAAGGTGCCGGGCAAGAACTTCGATCAAAACCCCAATGACTACAGCATGGATCACTCGGCCGGCATCGCCGTGCTCGACCCGCAAGGCCGCCTGACCGGCCTGATCCGTCCTCCGCTCGACCCCAAGGCGATTGCCGCCGACCTCCAACAGCTGACCAAGGTAACCGCTCCGTGA